The stretch of DNA CGCTCTTGCCGCCCGAAGCATAGATGAGCGCCGTCGCAAGTCCCATGAGCGGAAGCAGGGTGGCAAGGGCGGTCAGCGGCTCGGCGAACAGCGCGGAAACGAGAGTGCCCGCGAAGCCTGCGCCGATCTGCAGGAATCCCATGAGTGCGGAGGCGGAACCCGCAACCTTCGGAAACGGCGCCAGGGCATCGGTCGTTATGGCCGGCAGAACGAAGGCCAACCCAAAGGCCCAAATACCAACCGGAAGCATCACCGACAGAAAGCTTGGCTCGATGACGCGCAGCACCACTGCCATGGTCAGGCCCGATATAAGGATGGCGGCGAGCCCGAATGGGACCACCTTGCGGGCGTCCCTGTGCTTGAGAATCCGGCTCACGATCAAGGATCCCAACAGGAATGAGCCTGACTGCAGCAGCATGCCCATACCGAACTGCGTTGGTGTGAGGCCGACCTGGTCCACCAGCACGAAAGGCAGAATGGCGGCCATGGTGTAAAGCCCACCGACGGAAAGCGCCATCACCAGCGTTGGCCTGACGAACCGGCTGTCAAAAAGCAGGATTGAATAGTTTCTCAGTATGGTCCGCGGTTGGAGCTTCGACGGGTCCCGTTGCGGGAGAGTTTCCGGCAGCGCGAAAGTGACCAGCGCGGCGAGTCCACAGCCATAGATCACCATGGCGATGAAGATCGAATGCCAGCCGAACGAGGTGAGTAGGAGACCGCCCAGCGTTGGCGAAAGCGCCGGGCCGAGGGTCAGCGTAATGCCGATGGCGTTCATGATCTGCGCAGAGGCTTGACCGGTGAACTGATCACGCACCATTGCGCGCGAGAGG from Rhodoligotrophos sp. CJ14 encodes:
- a CDS encoding multidrug effflux MFS transporter, with amino-acid sequence MTPVMSPMRTAIIGGLLVAMGSISMALYTPAMPTLVRTFQTDPATIKLTLTVYFAGFSLAQLISGPVSDAFGRRPTTLAFFVIYILGSLICAVTPTVDWLLVGRVLQGIGAAAGVALSRAMVRDQFTGQASAQIMNAIGITLTLGPALSPTLGGLLLTSFGWHSIFIAMVIYGCGLAALVTFALPETLPQRDPSKLQPRTILRNYSILLFDSRFVRPTLVMALSVGGLYTMAAILPFVLVDQVGLTPTQFGMGMLLQSGSFLLGSLIVSRILKHRDARKVVPFGLAAILISGLTMAVVLRVIEPSFLSVMLPVGIWAFGLAFVLPAITTDALAPFPKVAGSASALMGFLQIGAGFAGTLVSALFAEPLTALATLLPLMGLATALIYASGGKSGRKPGTASGVAPAE